In the Chitinophagales bacterium genome, one interval contains:
- a CDS encoding sensor histidine kinase: protein MEDTSLVNRLLRQSKDSIEANPKYAHNQILRSLHIASKLQYDQGVKEGYVQLIDVLFNLSLPQQAYHAIARLDSLNNPPDPRFSYRIAFDRGRYYAYESEYDSAVIHLLRALTIAESQDMEAPVIKVSSELGIVYQQMENGNKAEEFHRKNLESAIQTGNKVLQAMMLNNLGIDFDLQDMSDSALHCWNNALRLFEENRDTEGVMDVKNNLGLKYKDLGDYSKSIQYFNEVLAYREKVHDLDGKVRTLTNLGSAYNKSKMYGQSLEVYFRALNLLDSIQVNLRKDKQKSLYHNISNVYWNMNDYKSALSYYQRYSRLKDTLFNEAKSKQIADVQQKYETEKKEQVNKILTLELLKKTRERNVLTGGLLLIVLMAFLLLSYYRQRALLHKKNVLIEQQKVDDLLKDSELKTYNAMMEGQEEERKRIASDLHDRLGSMLSTVKMHFNALEEKVENYQSQNVIQFERANQLLDEACDEVRKISHNLHTGMLMHFGLQAALRELMESIEGSGKIKTRLLFYGLPERLHQPLEIGIYRIIQECISNILKHAAAKNITVQLNKLERQLNIVIEDDGIGFDVKASKAKTGMGLKNIDARARKLHGTFAIDSTPGKGTTAIIEIPMPDENE, encoded by the coding sequence ATGGAGGATACATCCCTCGTTAATCGGCTGCTGCGGCAGAGTAAGGATTCTATAGAAGCCAATCCGAAATATGCTCATAACCAAATATTGCGATCGCTGCATATTGCATCGAAACTACAATATGATCAAGGAGTAAAAGAAGGATATGTGCAGTTGATTGATGTCCTGTTTAATTTGTCATTGCCACAGCAGGCCTATCACGCCATTGCAAGACTTGACTCGTTAAATAATCCTCCAGATCCGCGTTTTTCGTACAGGATAGCTTTTGATAGAGGAAGGTATTATGCATACGAAAGCGAATACGACTCCGCCGTCATCCATCTTCTCCGTGCCCTGACAATTGCAGAAAGTCAGGATATGGAAGCACCGGTCATCAAAGTAAGTTCTGAACTTGGTATCGTGTATCAGCAGATGGAGAATGGAAATAAGGCCGAAGAGTTCCACCGCAAAAACCTTGAATCAGCTATTCAAACCGGCAACAAAGTGCTGCAAGCCATGATGCTGAACAACCTCGGGATTGATTTCGATTTGCAGGATATGTCTGATTCGGCACTACATTGCTGGAACAATGCGCTGCGGCTCTTTGAGGAGAATAGAGATACGGAAGGGGTGATGGATGTGAAAAACAACCTGGGGCTGAAATACAAAGACCTGGGCGATTACAGCAAATCAATTCAATATTTCAATGAGGTGCTTGCCTATCGTGAAAAGGTTCATGACCTCGATGGAAAAGTGAGGACGCTGACCAACCTGGGCTCCGCCTATAACAAATCCAAGATGTACGGGCAATCGCTGGAAGTGTATTTCCGTGCACTGAACCTCCTGGATTCCATCCAAGTAAATCTCCGGAAAGACAAACAGAAATCGCTCTACCATAATATTTCCAATGTTTATTGGAACATGAATGATTATAAAAGTGCCCTTTCGTATTATCAACGTTATTCCAGGCTCAAAGACACACTGTTTAATGAAGCAAAATCAAAGCAGATTGCCGATGTGCAACAGAAATATGAAACGGAAAAAAAGGAACAGGTGAATAAAATCCTGACCCTTGAATTGTTAAAAAAGACAAGGGAAAGAAATGTCCTCACAGGTGGTTTGCTGTTGATTGTATTGATGGCATTCCTGCTCCTGAGCTATTATCGTCAGCGCGCGCTGCTGCACAAGAAAAATGTATTGATTGAGCAGCAAAAAGTGGATGACCTGCTGAAAGATTCAGAGCTCAAAACATACAATGCCATGATGGAAGGACAGGAAGAAGAACGAAAGCGCATTGCATCAGACCTGCATGACAGGCTTGGCAGCATGCTTTCTACCGTGAAAATGCATTTCAATGCTCTGGAAGAAAAGGTGGAGAATTATCAGTCTCAAAACGTGATTCAGTTTGAACGGGCAAATCAACTGCTGGACGAAGCATGCGATGAAGTGCGCAAAATATCCCATAATCTGCATACCGGTATGCTTATGCATTTCGGCTTGCAGGCTGCCTTGCGTGAATTGATGGAAAGCATTGAGGGAAGCGGGAAGATCAAAACCAGACTATTGTTTTATGGCCTGCCGGAACGGCTGCATCAGCCTTTGGAGATTGGCATCTACAGGATCATACAGGAATGTATAAGCAACATTCTCAAACATGCGGCCGCGAAAAATATTACCGTGCAACTGAATAAATTGGAGCGGCAGCTGAACATCGTTATCGAAGATGACGGCATTGGTTTCGATGTGAAAGCCAGCAAGGCAAAAACCGGTATGGGCTTGAAGAACATTGATGCGCGTGCCCGGAAACTCCATGGTACTTTTGCTATTGATTCCACACCGGGCAAGGGCACTACAGCCATCATAGAAATTCCAATGCCTGATGAAAATGAATGA
- a CDS encoding ribonuclease Z, with product MTFEVTILGSNSALPAHGRHPTAQVLNHNEKLFLLDCGEGTQIQLSSYHIRRSKINHIFISHLHGDHYYGLIGLLTSYHLLRRTEPLHLFCPKGLSDILQLNFKYSDTRLIYELIVHEIESSVHQLIYENEHITVHTIPMRHRIPCCGFLFREKKRDRRILPEKLEAFGIPVADIHALKEGKDLVIDGKLIPNSALTTDPPAVRSYAFCSDTLYTEELTSQIKGADLLYHEATFMEESSERAALTYHSTTLQAAAIARKAAVKKLMIGHFSAKYEDLNLVLREAQTVFADTMLAVEGSTVRIGDGIQQ from the coding sequence ATGACGTTTGAAGTTACCATCCTGGGCAGCAATTCGGCTTTGCCGGCACATGGCCGTCATCCCACCGCTCAGGTACTCAATCATAATGAGAAACTGTTTCTGCTTGATTGTGGTGAAGGAACACAGATTCAACTGAGCAGCTATCACATCAGGCGCTCAAAAATCAACCATATTTTCATCAGCCATCTGCATGGCGACCATTACTACGGCCTCATCGGCCTGTTGACGTCTTATCATTTATTGCGCAGAACAGAACCGCTGCATCTGTTTTGCCCTAAAGGATTATCTGATATTCTTCAGCTGAACTTTAAATACTCCGACACGCGCCTGATCTATGAGCTGATTGTACATGAGATAGAAAGTTCTGTACATCAACTGATTTATGAAAACGAACATATTACGGTGCACACTATTCCGATGCGTCATCGCATACCCTGTTGCGGATTTCTTTTCCGTGAAAAAAAACGTGACCGCCGCATCTTGCCGGAAAAGCTTGAAGCCTTTGGCATTCCTGTCGCAGATATTCACGCTTTAAAGGAAGGCAAGGATTTGGTGATTGACGGAAAGCTGATTCCCAACAGTGCGCTCACAACCGATCCTCCAGCGGTCAGGTCCTATGCTTTTTGTTCCGATACACTCTACACGGAAGAATTGACCAGTCAGATCAAAGGTGCTGATCTCTTGTATCATGAAGCCACATTTATGGAAGAATCTTCAGAAAGGGCTGCCCTTACCTACCATTCCACCACATTGCAGGCAGCGGCGATCGCACGAAAAGCCGCCGTTAAAAAACTCATGATCGGCCATTTTTCTGCCAAATATGAAGACCTGAATCTTGTTCTGCGGGAAGCACAAACCGTTTTCGCGGATACGATGCTGGCCGTGGAAGGCAGTACCGTCAGGATTGGTGATGGAATACAGCAATAA
- a CDS encoding response regulator transcription factor, with protein sequence MISIVIADDHQMFIDGIKSLLQSRKDIIIAGEALNGKELMDILHKVKTDIVLMDINMPGMDGVEATRQIRKEHLDVKVLALTMYNTREFVASLLAAGASGYILKNTGKEELLAAIYALKNGETYFSEAVTRRIMESMQGRKATVFDGVVELTEREKEVLKMIAQEFTSQEIADRLFLSINTIETHRKNLLSKLNLKNTAGLVKYAIQNGLLDSEQ encoded by the coding sequence ATGATCAGCATCGTCATTGCCGATGATCACCAGATGTTTATTGATGGCATCAAATCGCTCCTGCAAAGCCGCAAAGATATAATCATTGCCGGGGAGGCTTTGAACGGGAAAGAACTGATGGATATCCTACACAAGGTGAAAACCGACATCGTGCTGATGGATATTAATATGCCGGGCATGGATGGCGTAGAGGCAACGCGACAGATAAGGAAAGAACATCTTGATGTGAAGGTGCTGGCCTTAACCATGTACAACACCCGCGAATTTGTTGCCAGTTTGCTGGCTGCTGGTGCCTCCGGTTATATTCTGAAAAATACCGGCAAGGAAGAATTGCTGGCAGCAATCTATGCTCTGAAAAATGGAGAAACCTATTTCAGCGAAGCGGTTACGCGGAGAATTATGGAAAGTATGCAAGGCAGAAAAGCGACGGTTTTTGATGGCGTGGTGGAACTGACTGAGCGTGAGAAGGAAGTGCTGAAAATGATTGCGCAGGAGTTTACTTCGCAGGAGATAGCTGATAGGCTTTTCCTGAGTATCAATACCATTGAGACTCACAGAAAGAATCTGCTGAGCAAACTGAATCTTAAAAATACGGCGGGCCTGGTTAAATATGCGATACAGAATGGACTGCTGGATTCAGAGCAGTAG
- a CDS encoding ATP-dependent Clp protease ATP-binding subunit → MMEAKFSPKVKEVISYSREEALRLGHDFIGTEHLLLGLIRDGEGLAIKVLKSMDIDIILLRKAIEDSIRDKAIHHHNVNVNNLPLTKQAEKVLKITILEAKVQKSDTIGTEHLILSILKNKDAVVTEVLARFEIDYDAFKAELDFLQQEMKSESPHDHPDEDESFEEEKARPGSGSRKAPAVKSRTPVLDNFGRDITRQAEEGALDPIVGRDVEIERVSQILSRRKKNNPILIGEPGVGKTAIVEGLALRIHQRKVSRVLFDKRIVMLDLAALVAGTKYRGQFEERMKAIMNELEKNRDVILFIDEIHTIVGAGGATGSLDASNIFKPALARGELQCIGASTLDEYRQYIEKDGALDRRFQKVLIDPPSPEETMTILNNIKSKYEDFHNVNYTDEAIDACVKLSNRYITDRLLPDKAIDVMDEVGAKVHLKNIHVPQSIIDLEKKIEDVKVEKNRVVKSQRYEEAAKLRDSEKKLIEELDQAKAAWEEETKVKRYPVTEEDIAEVVAMMTGIPVKRVAQSESTKLLNMAEELQGSVVGQEEAIQKITKAIQRNRAGLKDPRKPIGSFVFLGPTGVGKTELAKVLARYLFDSEDSLVRIDMSEYMEKFSVSRLIGAPPGYVGYEEGGQLTEKVRRKPYSVILLDEIEKAHPDVYSILLQVLDDGILTDGLGRKVDFKNSLIIMTSNIGARQLKDFGQGIGFSTGAREEAADTHSKSVIENALKRTFSPEFLNRIDDVIIFNSLGKDHIHKIIDIMLREVFKRISTLGYALDISESAKDFIAERGYDSKYGARPLQRAIQKYLEDPLAEELLNASMKPGDTILVDIDPADAEKLKASIKKQPKEEKMDA, encoded by the coding sequence ATTATGGAAGCAAAATTTTCACCGAAAGTCAAAGAAGTAATATCGTACAGCAGGGAAGAAGCTCTTAGGCTGGGCCATGATTTCATAGGTACAGAGCATTTGCTGCTGGGCCTCATCCGCGATGGCGAAGGGCTTGCCATCAAGGTGCTGAAGTCGATGGACATTGATATCATTTTGCTGCGCAAAGCAATTGAAGATTCTATCCGCGATAAAGCAATTCACCATCATAATGTCAATGTGAATAACCTTCCACTGACAAAACAGGCAGAAAAAGTGCTCAAGATCACCATCCTGGAGGCGAAGGTGCAGAAGTCGGATACGATTGGCACTGAGCACCTGATTCTTTCTATATTAAAAAATAAAGACGCTGTAGTAACGGAAGTGCTGGCGCGTTTTGAAATTGACTATGATGCGTTTAAAGCAGAACTGGATTTTCTGCAGCAGGAGATGAAATCGGAATCACCGCATGATCATCCTGATGAAGATGAGAGTTTTGAAGAAGAAAAGGCGAGACCCGGAAGCGGCTCCAGGAAGGCGCCTGCCGTGAAATCACGGACACCTGTGCTCGATAACTTCGGACGCGATATCACCCGGCAGGCGGAAGAAGGCGCCCTTGATCCAATTGTAGGCCGTGATGTGGAGATCGAAAGAGTATCGCAGATTCTCAGCCGCAGAAAGAAGAACAACCCGATTCTGATTGGTGAACCCGGTGTGGGGAAAACCGCTATCGTGGAAGGGCTGGCATTAAGAATACATCAGCGCAAAGTGTCGCGCGTATTGTTCGACAAACGCATCGTGATGCTCGATCTGGCTGCTCTGGTGGCAGGAACGAAATACCGCGGACAGTTTGAAGAACGGATGAAGGCCATCATGAATGAACTGGAAAAGAACAGGGATGTCATTCTGTTTATTGATGAGATACATACTATTGTTGGTGCCGGTGGTGCTACAGGTTCACTTGATGCTTCCAACATTTTCAAGCCCGCACTCGCGCGCGGTGAACTGCAGTGCATTGGCGCCTCCACGCTGGATGAATACCGTCAGTACATTGAGAAGGATGGTGCTCTCGACCGCCGTTTCCAGAAAGTGCTCATCGACCCGCCTTCACCGGAGGAAACAATGACGATCCTCAATAACATCAAGAGTAAGTATGAAGATTTTCATAATGTGAATTATACGGATGAAGCCATTGATGCCTGCGTGAAACTGAGCAACCGTTACATCACCGACCGTTTATTGCCCGACAAAGCAATTGATGTGATGGATGAAGTGGGCGCAAAAGTGCATCTGAAAAACATTCACGTTCCGCAGAGCATTATCGATCTCGAAAAGAAGATTGAAGATGTGAAAGTGGAGAAAAACCGCGTGGTGAAAAGTCAGCGGTATGAAGAAGCAGCGAAGCTGCGTGATTCGGAAAAGAAACTGATTGAAGAACTGGATCAGGCAAAAGCTGCATGGGAGGAAGAAACAAAGGTGAAGCGCTATCCTGTAACGGAAGAAGATATAGCGGAAGTAGTGGCCATGATGACCGGTATTCCGGTGAAACGTGTAGCGCAGAGTGAGAGCACGAAACTGCTGAATATGGCAGAAGAACTGCAGGGCAGCGTGGTTGGACAGGAAGAAGCCATTCAGAAAATCACGAAGGCTATCCAGCGCAACCGTGCAGGATTGAAAGATCCGCGCAAGCCTATCGGTTCATTTGTATTTCTTGGTCCCACCGGTGTCGGCAAAACAGAGCTGGCAAAAGTGCTGGCGCGTTACCTGTTCGACAGTGAAGATTCATTAGTGAGAATTGACATGAGTGAATACATGGAGAAATTCTCCGTTTCGAGGCTGATTGGCGCTCCTCCCGGATATGTTGGATATGAAGAAGGCGGACAACTGACGGAAAAAGTCCGCCGTAAGCCTTACAGCGTAATATTACTGGATGAAATTGAAAAGGCACATCCGGATGTTTACAGCATTCTGCTGCAGGTGCTTGATGACGGCATATTGACCGATGGACTGGGCAGGAAGGTGGACTTCAAAAATTCACTCATAATCATGACCTCCAACATCGGTGCAAGGCAGTTGAAAGATTTCGGGCAAGGCATTGGATTCAGCACCGGCGCAAGAGAAGAGGCGGCTGATACACATTCAAAATCGGTGATTGAGAATGCGCTGAAACGCACCTTCTCACCGGAATTCCTCAACCGTATTGATGATGTGATCATCTTCAATTCGCTTGGCAAGGATCATATCCATAAGATCATTGACATCATGCTGCGTGAAGTATTCAAGCGCATCAGCACCCTTGGATATGCACTGGACATTTCCGAATCCGCAAAAGATTTCATTGCCGAGCGTGGCTATGATTCCAAATACGGAGCACGTCCGCTGCAGCGTGCCATTCAGAAATACCTCGAAGATCCGTTGGCAGAAGAGTTGCTCAACGCTTCCATGAAGCCGGGTGATACCATCCTTGTAGATATTGATCCGGCTGATGCAGAGAAGCTGAAAGCTTCCATCAAAAAACAACCTAAGGAAGAGAAGATGGACGCCTGA
- a CDS encoding STAS domain-containing protein, which translates to MKFSIDKQEKYSVFTLANEKLNSQIAPLLKSEMILLNAEGIRNIIFDMGMIKFVDSSGLSSILITNRLCKNANGTFVLTGVSDTVMRLIRISQLDTILQIVPTIQEAKDLVLMEELERDINDESEA; encoded by the coding sequence ATGAAGTTCAGTATTGATAAGCAGGAAAAATACAGTGTATTCACTTTGGCGAATGAGAAGCTGAATTCTCAGATTGCGCCATTGCTGAAATCAGAAATGATCCTGTTGAATGCCGAGGGTATCAGGAATATCATTTTCGACATGGGCATGATAAAATTCGTGGATTCATCGGGACTGAGTTCCATTCTTATCACCAACAGGCTTTGTAAAAATGCCAATGGCACCTTTGTATTAACCGGTGTGAGTGATACCGTAATGCGGCTGATCAGGATTTCACAACTCGACACCATCCTTCAGATCGTTCCCACCATACAGGAAGCAAAGGACCTTGTGCTGATGGAAGAACTTGAAAGGGACATCAATGACGAAAGTGAAGCATGA
- a CDS encoding T9SS type A sorting domain-containing protein, with amino-acid sequence MKPLQSLTCLRHVEGNMLHTLLLLLWCFSGFAQTINRNMMTTDGTVRTTIQDGNTIYLGGEFSHVGWPADRIARFKPGETRPDNSFPQLGGGPVYDIEPDGNGGYYTSGGTGYFNGNTVTSNILHMLNDNSLDTAFHVSVTGEVYGISKLDDKLYIAGSFSAVNGDPRTNLAAIDAATGATLPWIPDAPDQYLNLVRATPTTVFIQGSFSYVGNHYLPGNFAALDAVTGKVNTSFPVGDGAINTIESDGNQLYVGGTFNSIGTPVRGLAKMSTSSTNPVANFPQTDGSVYTMVQDGSGGNFIGGYFTHVGGEQHQYLAHILADGTVDPNFTASTNSTVWCMATDGTNLFIGGDFTAINGVTRNKAGAVLCSNGTLTNWDPNANSSVWAMALSGTNVYMGGGFTSMKGTARNYAAAVSSSGTGNLQSWSPSTNNYVYTLIMDGTGSNVYLGGSFTTVKGATHNYIAKVNSTNGNVNSWNPTVNNEVWTLLLNGTTLYMGGIFSQVGSSSRLYFAAITEGATQPTSLQVDANNAINIFSLAGNNLYVGGYFTELQGVSTNYLSRINLSTGLIDTTWKGNLSDAVSAISVNGSTVVAGGIFAYDHLISKNHLACFDLSNNQLTAWNPVPSFYSVSYIGKILHHGTDVFAGGYFYYYDSLYYDYYLISLDDQTGELSHSLHQYPDQPVTALAVADGKLVVGGYFNNFYDWNTSSYIPRKNLAAYDLSNFQLSDMDYAPNGFVYDMLGDDNDLIFAGDFTLMGSVTRNRIAAIDATSGIVTAFDPNANGNVNVLASSGSTVYAGGEFSNIGGQSRLYLAALNASDGTATSWNADCNSYVWAAAMSGTTLYVGGYFTSIKSQSRNYAAAVSTIGNGSVTNWQPNPNSTVEDILTIGSDVYLAGYFTTVKGSSRNYLAKVNNTNGNLNNWNPSPDSYCWSLAANASTLFVSGNFENISSQARSSIAAFDLASGTLTSLHPVILPAYQGVYDIALWGNTLFFSANTSTMNINGSDRGNIASIDITSSNLLDYDPQPKNGSAWCIQTGNNRLLAGGTWDLTYNSASTSPYFAASTLAPLTQSAALQFSNITPTSIQANFTAGTGERRIVVVKEGSGVNNLPMNGQSYNASAAFKTGSNLGNACYAVYDGTGSSVTVTDLLPNHAYYFAVLEYNGTSDYTAYLIPALTGSQAAPCNVITPVITPDGPTTFCNGGVTLSAPAGFASYLWSNGATTQSIFVSSSGSFSVTVTDVNACSGTSSPISTTAGAGPVSVITPAGATTFCDGSKVKLNANTGDGLTYQWELNTVDIAGATKKNYTAKTGGSYTLVVTANGCSTLSAPVVVTVNPSPISKITNNSPVNICQGQTVVLTAKTGDGYTYKWQLNGSNIGGATNSTYTASAAGSYTVKTTNPGGCNKISKECIVNITCKDGVDLFADQGMRVYPNPSQSNFTVSFYCDDNYEISVFDITGREVWKSGRVAQTGHVEFEVDGGTLLPGMYFVKVKRGEETEVQKIEIVK; translated from the coding sequence ATGAAACCACTACAATCCCTCACCTGTCTTCGCCATGTCGAAGGCAACATGCTGCACACGCTGTTACTGCTCCTCTGGTGCTTCAGCGGCTTTGCACAAACCATCAACAGGAATATGATGACCACCGACGGAACGGTGCGCACCACCATTCAGGATGGCAATACCATCTACCTGGGCGGAGAGTTTAGCCACGTCGGCTGGCCTGCCGACCGTATTGCCCGTTTCAAACCCGGGGAAACCAGACCGGACAACAGCTTTCCGCAACTTGGTGGCGGGCCGGTTTATGACATTGAACCGGATGGAAACGGCGGTTATTACACATCCGGAGGTACCGGTTACTTTAACGGCAATACCGTAACATCCAACATCCTTCACATGCTGAACGATAACTCGCTTGATACTGCTTTTCATGTATCGGTCACCGGCGAAGTGTATGGCATTTCAAAGCTGGATGATAAATTGTATATCGCCGGCTCTTTTTCCGCTGTGAACGGCGATCCGCGCACGAACCTTGCCGCCATTGATGCAGCAACCGGAGCTACGCTGCCATGGATACCTGATGCCCCAGACCAATATTTAAATCTTGTGCGCGCAACACCCACAACTGTGTTTATTCAGGGATCTTTCTCTTATGTAGGAAATCATTACTTGCCGGGAAATTTTGCTGCATTGGATGCTGTTACCGGAAAGGTGAATACATCCTTTCCCGTTGGCGACGGCGCTATCAACACTATAGAATCGGACGGGAATCAACTTTATGTGGGAGGAACATTTAACAGTATAGGAACTCCTGTAAGAGGACTGGCTAAGATGTCTACCAGCAGTACAAATCCCGTTGCCAATTTCCCGCAGACGGATGGATCCGTTTATACCATGGTACAGGATGGCAGTGGAGGTAATTTTATTGGTGGCTATTTCACCCATGTCGGTGGTGAACAACATCAATACCTGGCGCATATCCTTGCTGACGGTACCGTGGATCCGAATTTTACCGCAAGCACCAATTCTACTGTCTGGTGCATGGCAACTGATGGCACTAACTTATTCATAGGGGGCGATTTTACCGCAATAAACGGAGTGACGAGGAACAAGGCCGGTGCCGTACTCTGCAGCAATGGCACACTGACCAATTGGGATCCTAATGCAAATAGTAGTGTATGGGCCATGGCATTGTCCGGAACTAATGTATATATGGGAGGAGGATTCACTTCGATGAAAGGCACAGCCCGCAACTACGCAGCCGCAGTCAGTAGCAGCGGTACCGGTAACCTGCAAAGCTGGTCACCAAGTACAAATAATTATGTTTATACGCTTATTATGGATGGAACAGGCAGCAACGTGTATCTTGGTGGAAGTTTTACCACGGTAAAGGGTGCAACGCATAATTATATTGCCAAGGTGAACAGCACCAATGGCAATGTGAATTCCTGGAACCCAACCGTTAATAATGAAGTCTGGACACTCTTGCTCAATGGCACTACGTTGTATATGGGTGGAATTTTTTCGCAGGTAGGAAGTTCCTCGAGACTATATTTTGCCGCTATAACCGAAGGTGCAACACAACCCACATCACTGCAGGTGGATGCCAATAATGCCATTAATATTTTCAGCTTAGCCGGAAATAACCTGTATGTCGGTGGTTATTTTACAGAACTGCAGGGAGTGAGTACCAATTACCTTTCACGCATCAATCTTTCCACCGGCCTTATTGATACTACCTGGAAGGGAAACCTGAGTGATGCGGTAAGTGCCATTTCGGTCAATGGCAGCACTGTTGTTGCCGGTGGCATATTCGCTTATGATCATCTGATCAGCAAAAATCACCTGGCATGCTTTGATCTCAGCAACAATCAACTCACAGCCTGGAATCCGGTTCCATCATTTTACAGTGTGAGTTACATCGGTAAAATCCTGCATCATGGCACCGATGTTTTTGCAGGCGGATATTTCTATTACTATGATAGTCTTTATTATGATTATTACCTGATTTCCTTAGATGATCAGACAGGCGAGCTGTCGCATTCACTCCATCAGTATCCTGATCAACCGGTAACAGCTTTGGCAGTAGCCGATGGAAAACTGGTAGTCGGCGGTTACTTCAACAATTTTTATGACTGGAATACAAGCTCTTACATTCCCAGGAAAAATCTGGCTGCGTATGACCTGAGCAATTTTCAGCTCTCCGATATGGATTATGCTCCCAATGGCTTCGTGTATGACATGCTGGGTGATGACAACGACCTGATTTTTGCCGGTGACTTTACATTAATGGGATCTGTGACAAGAAACAGAATTGCAGCAATAGACGCCACATCTGGAATAGTCACAGCATTTGATCCGAATGCAAATGGAAATGTCAATGTATTGGCATCGTCCGGCAGCACAGTGTATGCAGGCGGTGAATTCAGTAATATCGGCGGGCAAAGCAGGCTCTATCTTGCTGCATTAAATGCATCAGATGGAACGGCAACATCCTGGAATGCTGACTGCAACAGCTATGTCTGGGCTGCCGCAATGAGTGGCACTACCCTTTATGTGGGCGGATACTTCACTTCGATCAAGTCACAAAGCAGGAATTATGCGGCTGCAGTTTCCACTATTGGTAACGGCTCAGTCACTAACTGGCAACCCAATCCAAATAGTACTGTGGAAGATATTCTTACTATTGGGAGTGATGTTTACCTGGCCGGATATTTCACTACCGTGAAAGGCAGTTCAAGAAATTATCTGGCAAAGGTGAATAATACAAACGGCAACCTGAACAACTGGAACCCAAGTCCTGATTCTTATTGCTGGTCACTTGCGGCAAATGCGTCTACATTATTCGTGAGTGGTAATTTCGAAAATATTTCCAGCCAGGCGAGAAGTTCCATTGCGGCTTTCGATCTGGCAAGCGGAACTCTTACTTCCCTGCATCCTGTAATTCTCCCTGCTTACCAGGGTGTATATGACATAGCACTTTGGGGCAATACACTTTTTTTCAGTGCTAATACTTCAACAATGAATATTAATGGTTCGGATCGTGGGAATATTGCATCTATTGACATTACTTCTTCAAACCTTTTGGATTATGATCCTCAACCCAAAAACGGTAGTGCGTGGTGTATTCAAACCGGCAATAACCGGTTGCTTGCCGGAGGAACCTGGGATCTTACCTACAATAGTGCAAGTACAAGCCCTTACTTTGCTGCTTCTACATTAGCTCCGCTTACGCAAAGCGCTGCCTTGCAGTTTTCGAATATCACACCAACATCTATTCAGGCAAACTTCACAGCCGGAACAGGTGAAAGAAGAATAGTGGTTGTTAAAGAAGGGAGTGGCGTAAACAATCTGCCCATGAACGGACAATCGTATAATGCCAGTGCTGCGTTTAAAACCGGTTCTAATCTCGGGAATGCATGCTATGCAGTTTATGATGGAACAGGCAGCAGCGTAACAGTAACCGACCTGCTTCCCAATCACGCTTATTATTTCGCAGTGCTGGAATACAATGGAACATCCGACTACACTGCATATCTGATACCGGCATTAACCGGCAGCCAGGCTGCACCCTGCAATGTAATTACTCCAGTAATCACGCCTGACGGCCCCACCACTTTTTGCAATGGCGGTGTGACGCTTTCGGCGCCTGCGGGATTTGCTTCTTATTTGTGGAGCAATGGTGCCACCACGCAAAGTATTTTTGTCAGCAGCAGCGGTAGCTTTTCCGTGACTGTTACAGATGTCAATGCATGCAGTGGTACTTCATCGCCCATTTCGACCACAGCCGGAGCCGGCCCTGTTTCCGTAATAACTCCGGCCGGCGCAACCACATTCTGTGACGGATCCAAGGTGAAGCTGAATGCCAATACCGGAGATGGCTTGACCTATCAATGGGAACTGAATACGGTGGATATTGCAGGTGCGACCAAGAAAAACTATACTGCAAAAACAGGAGGCAGCTATACACTCGTTGTTACAGCGAACGGTTGCTCTACTCTTTCCGCTCCTGTGGTGGTTACTGTAAATCCTTCACCAATTTCTAAAATCACCAATAATTCCCCTGTAAATATTTGCCAGGGGCAAACAGTGGTGCTCACTGCGAAAACGGGAGATGGTTATACTTATAAATGGCAGCTCAATGGAAGCAATATCGGCGGGGCTACCAACAGCACGTATACTGCTTCTGCAGCAGGAAGTTATACCGTTAAAACAACCAATCCCGGCGGTTGCAATAAGATTTCGAAGGAGTGCATCGTGAATATCACCTGCAAGGATGGTGTTGATTTGTTCGCCGATCAAGGCATGCGCGTTTATCCGAACCCGTCGCAAAGCAACTTTACTGTTTCATTCTACTGTGATGATAATTATGAAATCAGCGTCTTTGACATAACCGGCCGCGAGGTATGGAAGTCTGGTCGCGTGGCACAAACCGGTCATGTTGAATTTGAGGTGGATGGTGGAACGCTGTTACCCGGAATGTACTTTGTAAAGGTAAAACGCGGTGAAGAAACGGAGGTACAGAAAATTGAAATTGTGAAATAA